The following are from one region of the Indicator indicator isolate 239-I01 chromosome 14, UM_Iind_1.1, whole genome shotgun sequence genome:
- the USP5 gene encoding ubiquitin carboxyl-terminal hydrolase 5 isoform X1, with amino-acid sequence MAELSEALLSVLSSIRVPKAGDRVHKDECAFSFDTPESDGGLYICMNTFLGFGKQYVEKHYQKTGQRVYLHLKRTRKLKEEDTSSSAGDPPRKKPTRLAIGVEGGFDITEEKFEYDEDVKIVIFPEHLDIPHDGLEGLPDVVRDRIASAVEAILTADSASRKQEVQAWDGEVRRVSKHAFSLHQLQNDVRIPPCGWKCSKCDMKENLWLNMTDGAILCGRRYFDGSGGNNHAVEHYRETGYPLAVKLGTITPDGADVYSYDEDDMVLDPNLAEHLAHFGIDMLKMQKTDKTMTELEIDMNQRIGEWELIQESGVQLKPLYGPGYTGIRNLGNSCYLNSVMQVLFSIPDFQRKYVDKLEKIFQSAPSDPTQDFSTQVAKLGHGLLSGEYSKPAPADGDQLPDQKGVQNGIVPRMFKSLIGKGHPEFSTNRQQDAQEFFLHFINMVERNCRSSENPNEVFRFLVEEKLKCLATEKVKYTQRVDYIMQLPVPMDAALNKDELLEYEEKKRQAEEEKQPLPELVRAKVPFSSCLEAYGAPEQVDDFWSTALQAKSVALKTTRFASFPDYLVIQIKKFTFGLDWVPKKLDVSIEMPEELDISALQGTGLQDGEEEMPDIAPPLVTPDEPKGSLGFYGNEDDDSFCSPHFSSPTSPMLDESVIIQLVEMGFPMDACRKAVYYTGNSGVEAAMNWVMSHMDDPDFANPLVLPGSSGPGSTIACPDPPSEDSVATIVSMGFSRDQAMKALRATNNSLERAVDWIFSHIDDLDAEAAMDISEGRSAAESISESVPVGPKVRDGPGKYQLFAFISHMGTSTMCGHYVCHIKKDGRWVIYNDQKVCASEKPPKDLGYIYFYQRIPS; translated from the exons ATGGCGGAGCTGAGCGAGGCGCTGCTTTCAGTGTTGTCGTCCATCCGGGTGCCCAAGGCCGGCGACCGGGTCCACAAGGACGAGTGTGCCTTTTCCTTTGACACGCCG GAATCAGATGGGGGTTTGTATATCTGCATGAACACGTTCCTGGGCTTTGGGAAGCAGTATGTGGAGAAGCACTATCAGAAAACAGGCCAGCGGGTCTACCTGCACCTCAAGAGGACACGTAAACTG AAGGAAGAAGACACCAGCTCCAGTGCTGGAGACCCCCCAAGAAAGAAACCAACTCGCTTGGCTATTG GTGTAGAAGGTGGATTTGACATCACAGAAGAAAAGTTTGAATACGATGAAGATgtaaaaatagtaattttccCAGAGCACTTGGACATTCCTCACGATGGGCTGGAGGGGCTGCCAGATGTGGTCAGAGACCGG ATCGCCAGTGCTGTGGAGGCCATTCTGACAGCAGACTCGGCGTCGCGCAAGCAGGAGGTGCAGGCCTGGGACGGGGAGGTGCGCCGCGTTTCCAAACATGCTTTCTCCTTGCACCAGCTCCAGAACGATGTCCGCATCCCACCCTG TGGCTGGAAGTGCAGCAAGTGTGACATGAAGGAGAACTTGTGGCTGAACATGACAGATGGAGCCATCCTCTGCGGCCGGCGCTATTTCGATGGCAGTGGTGGCAACAACCATGCGGTGGAGCATTACCGGGAGACTGGCTACCCACTGGCTGTGAAGCTGGGAACCATCACTCCTGATGGAGCTG ATGTCTATTCCTACGACGAGGATGACATGGTGTTGGACCCTAACCTAGCAGAACACCTTGCTCACTTTGGGATTGACATGCTGAAGATGCAGAAG ACAGACAAGACAATGACAGAACTGGAGATTGACATGAACCAGCGCATTGGGGAGTGGGAGCTCATCCAGGAGTCTGGTGTGCAGCTCAAGCCCCTCTATGGGCCTGGCTACACTGGTATCCGTAACCTGGGCAACAGTTGCTACCTCAACTCTGTGATGCAGGTGCTGTTCAGTATCCCAGACTTCCAGAGAAA GTAtgtggacaagctggagaagataTTCCAAAGTGCACCTTCAGACCCCACACAGGACTTCAGCACCCAAGT AGCCAAACTGGGACATGGGCTGCTTTCTGGGGAGTATTCAAAGCCAGCTCCTGCAGATGGGGATCAGCTGCCCGATCAGAAG GGAGTGCAAAATGGCATTGTTCCACGAATGTTTAAGTCCCTCATTGGAAAGGGGCACCCAGAATTTTCCACTAACCgacagcaggatgcccaggaatTCTTTCTGCACTTCATCAACATGGTAGAG AGGAACTGCCGCAGCTCGGAGAACCCTAACGAGGTGTTCCGTTtcctggtggaggagaagctgaagtgCCTGGCCACAGAGAAGGTGAAATACACCCAGCGTGTGGACTACATCAtgcagctgcctgtgcccaTGGATGCTGCCCTCAACAAAG ATGAGCTGCTGGAATATGAGGAGAAGAAGcggcaggcagaggaggagaagcagccacTACCTGAGCTGGTGCGAGCCAAGGTGCCTTTCAGCTCCTGCCTAGAGGCCTATGGAGCTCCAGAGCAGGTGGATGAtttctggagcacagccttGCAGGCCAAGTCTGTGGCTCTCAA AACAACCCGGTTCGCCTCTTTCCCAGATTATCTCGTGATCCAGATCAAGAAATTCACCTTCGGCCTGGACTGGGTGCCCAAGAAGCTGG ATGTCTCCATCGAGATGCCAGAGGAGTTGGATATCTCTGCGCTGCAGGGCACGGGGCTGCAGGATGGGGAAGAAGAGATGCCAGACATCGCACCTCCGCTGGTGACACCAGATGAGCCCAAAGGTAGCCTGGGGTTCTATGGCAACGAGGACGACGACTCCTTCTGCTCCCCTCACTTCTCCTCTCCGACAT CACCCATGCTGGATGAGTCAGTGATTATCCAGCTCGTGGAGATGGGTTTTCCCATGGACGCCTGCCGCAAAGCCGTGTACTACACAGGGAACAGCGGGGTTGAGGCTGCCATGAACTGGGTCATGTCACATATGGATGATCCAG ACTTTGCTAACCCGTTAGTTCTCCCTGGATCCAGTGGACCAGGGTCAACTATCGCCTGCCCAGACCCTCCTTCAGAAGACAGTGTGGCCACCATTGTCTCCATGGGCTTCTCCCGGGACCAGGCTATGAAAGCACTTAGGGCCACG AACAACAGTCTGGAGCGTGCTGTGGATTGGATCTTCAGTCACATTGATGACCTCGATGCAGAAGCTGCCATGGATATCTCAGAAGGGCGCTCAGCAGCAGAGTCCATCTCTGAATCTGTCCCTGTTGGTCCTAAAGTGCGTGACGGGCCTGGAA AGTATCAGCTGTTTGCCTTCATCAGTCACATGGGCACTTCAACTATGTGTGGACACTACGTTTGTCATATCAAGAAAGATGGCAG GTGGGTGATCTACAACGACCAGAAAGTCTGTGCTTCTGAGAAGCCCCCCAAGGACCTGGGCTACATCTACTTCTATCAGCGGATTCCCAGCTAG